The Gammaproteobacteria bacterium genome includes a window with the following:
- a CDS encoding MvaI/BcnI restriction endonuclease family protein, whose translation MKTYTKESIVEALCQIRQMGWIENKRIGNDGAVGNILEDLLGIEENNLPIPNAAEWELKAQRIGSSSLTTLFHMEPSPTACKFVPQILLPKYGWAHQKAGTSYSENEKSFRQTINAANFSDRGFIVTVDRIQRKVTVSFDSSKISERHLEWRTVLIKTVGLEQLSPQPYWGFDDLFYKVGTKLHNCFFVKAQHKREGKKEFFHYTEILMLRGLSQEKFITAIEFGNVYVDFDARTGHNHGTKFRINQSVIPSLYDESAEL comes from the coding sequence ATGAAGACATATACAAAAGAAAGTATTGTTGAAGCGCTTTGCCAAATTCGTCAAATGGGCTGGATAGAAAATAAACGAATAGGGAATGATGGGGCTGTTGGCAACATACTTGAAGACTTATTGGGTATTGAAGAAAACAATCTTCCTATCCCTAATGCTGCGGAGTGGGAATTAAAAGCGCAGCGCATTGGATCATCATCGCTAACAACTCTCTTTCACATGGAGCCTTCGCCTACAGCATGCAAATTTGTTCCGCAAATTCTTTTGCCAAAATATGGTTGGGCACATCAAAAGGCAGGAACTTCGTATTCAGAAAACGAAAAAAGTTTCCGGCAAACCATTAATGCTGCTAATTTTTCAGATCGAGGTTTTATAGTTACCGTTGACAGAATACAGAGAAAAGTAACCGTCTCTTTTGATTCATCAAAAATATCGGAACGTCACCTAGAATGGCGTACTGTTCTCATAAAAACAGTTGGTTTAGAGCAACTTTCGCCTCAACCATACTGGGGATTCGATGACTTATTCTATAAAGTTGGTACGAAACTACATAATTGCTTTTTCGTTAAGGCGCAACATAAAAGGGAAGGGAAAAAAGAATTTTTTCATTACACAGAAATACTGATGCTTCGCGGTCTGTCTCAAGAAAAATTTATTACGGCTATCGAATTTGGAAATGTATACGTTGATTTTGATGCACGTACCGGCCATAACCACGGTACAAAATTTAGGATAAATCAATCTGTTATTCCTTCCCTGTACGATGAAAGCGCTGAACTATGA